DNA from Thermococcus argininiproducens:
TCCTTTCCCTCTTTCTTAATATCTGCTTCACCAAGAGGAATCGAGTAGGCTTCCTCTGGAACAGGTCCCTTAATTCCGTAAAGCATCTTATGCTCGATGAAAATCACTGGATCGTCATCCTCAATTGAAGATATTAGCAACCCTTTGGCATCATACGGAGTGGATGGCATAACTACCTTTAATCCTGGAACGTGAATGAAGAGCGCATGCAATGATTGAGAGTGTTGTGCTGCAGCGCTTGCTCCTGCTCCAGAGACCGTTCTAATCACTATTGGAATCTTGGCCTTTCCTCCAAACATGTACTTCATTTTAGCCGCCTGGTTGTAAATCTGGTCATATGCAACACCGAGGAAGTCTATGAACATCAGTTCCACAACAGGCCTTAACAAACCGGCTGCAGCGGCTCCTACTCCCGTTCCTATAAATCCGCTTTCTGCTATTGGAGTGTCTCTAACTCTTTCTTCCCCATACTTATCAATAAGTCCCTTTGTAACGCCAAAGATACCTCCATATTTTCCCACGTCTTCACCCATCACAACAACCCTTGGATCCTTGGACATCTCGTAGTCTAACGCTTCATTAAGAGCTTCTGCAAAGGTTATTTCCCTTACCACTGCCATACTAACACCCCCTTTGTTGGGGTTGAGAATACATCTTCAAGAACTTCTTCCGGTTTGGGCCATGGACTTTCCTCAGCAAACCTTATAGACTCTTCAATTTCATTCCTAACTTTCTCTTTAATTTTCTCAAGTTCTTCTTTGCTCAAGAGACCTTTCTCCAAAACTGTTCTCTCAAAAATCACTATGGGATCTTTGTTCTCCCTCCACCACTTTACCTCTTCTCTTGACCTGTATATTTCGGGATCCCCCTCAAAGTGTCCTCTGAACCTGTAGGTTTTTGCCTCTATTAGAGTCGGGCCTTCTCCCCTTCTAGCCCTCTCTATTGCTTCTTTAGCAACTTCATAAACCGCAAAAACATCTTGGCCATCTACACTAACTCCAGGAATTCCATAGGCTGCTGCCCTTTCAGCAACACTCTTTATCACTTGCTGCTTTGAGTATGGAAGAGAAATTTGATAGAGATTGTTTTCACATACAAATACAACCGGAAGCTTCCAAATCGCGGCGAGGTTTATTGCCTCGTGAAAGTTCTGCTGGTTAGATGCTCCATCTCCAAAGAACGCCACAGCAACATTGTCTAAACCATTTAGCTTTATCCCTAATGCTGCGCCTACCGCATGGGGAATTCCACCACCGACTATACCATTTGCCCCTAGCTCGCCAACATCCAAATCAGCTATGTGCATTGATCCTCCTTTTCCTTTGCATATCCCAGTAGCTTTTCCAAATAGCTCTGCCATTGAGGCCTTAATATTGCCTCCCTTTGCAATAAAGTGTCCATGCCCTCTGTGAGTACTCGTTATAAAATCGTCCTTTCTTAGGTGAGCCATTACTCCCGTTGCTACTGCTTCTTCTCCAATGTATAAGTGAACAAACCCTGGTATCTTGCCTTGAGCGAAAAGTTCTGCAACCCGCTCTTCATGTTCTCTTATCTTAACCATTGCTTCATATATCCACAACAGCTTTTCTTTTGGAATCTCAGCCATCTCGCCTCCCCTCTAATCATTTATAGATTTAAAGAAGAGCTTATTTTGTGATGAGGTTATTGGACCACAATACAACTAAACATTGTGACTTTCTTAAAGAAGAAGTATATATACTTTTCTATTTTTATTCCAAAACTTTATTAAGATTCAGTTAAAATAGCGATATGGTGATATATATGTCAAGCGTAAATATCATTATGCCAAAATTAGGTATGACTATGAAAAAAGGTACTATCGTGGAATGGAAAAAGAAGGTTGGAGAGAAGGTAGAGAAAGAGGAAATAATTGCCATAGTGGAGTCTGAGAAGTTAACCGGAGAAGTGAAGGCTCCAGCCTCTGGGGTTTTAGTAAAAATCCTTCACGATGTTGGTGAGGAAGTTCCTGTGGGGGAGGTTATAGCAATAATAGAAACCGAGGGGAGTTGAAATGGTGACGGAAGAGATTAGGATGATTGCTGAGCAATATGACATTGATCTCTCAAAAATACAAGGCTCGGGGCCCAATGGGGAGGTTACACTCGAAGATCTCGAAAAATACATAAAAGAGCACTTCTTTCCAAAAGTAAAAGAAGAAAGAAGAGTGTTTGGAATCAGAAAAGTCATAGCAGAGAGACTCTCAAAAAGCTACAGAGAGGCTGTTCACGTGACCCTAAATATGGAAACCGAGATGGACAATCTCATCGAGATGAGAAAAAAGCTTACTGAAAAACTCAATACAAAGCCCTCATATACCGTTTTAATGCTCAAATGTATTGCAAAAGCCCTTAGGGACTTTATAGAGATTAATGCAACAATGGAAGAAGGAAGAATAGTAATTTACGAGAACATAAACATAAACGTGGCCGTAGATAGCCCAATAGGTTTAATA
Protein-coding regions in this window:
- a CDS encoding alpha-ketoacid dehydrogenase subunit beta; translation: MAVVREITFAEALNEALDYEMSKDPRVVVMGEDVGKYGGIFGVTKGLIDKYGEERVRDTPIAESGFIGTGVGAAAAGLLRPVVELMFIDFLGVAYDQIYNQAAKMKYMFGGKAKIPIVIRTVSGAGASAAAQHSQSLHALFIHVPGLKVVMPSTPYDAKGLLISSIEDDDPVIFIEHKMLYGIKGPVPEEAYSIPLGEADIKKEGKDVTVVATALMIHRALEVANKLEEEGISVEVIDPRTLVPLDAETILNSIKKTGRLVVVDEAYPRCGFATDIAALAVSKAFESLKAPVRLVTAPATPVPFSPALEKEWMPSTEKIEKAIREVL
- a CDS encoding thiamine pyrophosphate-dependent dehydrogenase E1 component subunit alpha; this translates as MAEIPKEKLLWIYEAMVKIREHEERVAELFAQGKIPGFVHLYIGEEAVATGVMAHLRKDDFITSTHRGHGHFIAKGGNIKASMAELFGKATGICKGKGGSMHIADLDVGELGANGIVGGGIPHAVGAALGIKLNGLDNVAVAFFGDGASNQQNFHEAINLAAIWKLPVVFVCENNLYQISLPYSKQQVIKSVAERAAAYGIPGVSVDGQDVFAVYEVAKEAIERARRGEGPTLIEAKTYRFRGHFEGDPEIYRSREEVKWWRENKDPIVIFERTVLEKGLLSKEELEKIKEKVRNEIEESIRFAEESPWPKPEEVLEDVFSTPTKGVLVWQW
- a CDS encoding biotin/lipoyl-containing protein yields the protein MVIYMSSVNIIMPKLGMTMKKGTIVEWKKKVGEKVEKEEIIAIVESEKLTGEVKAPASGVLVKILHDVGEEVPVGEVIAIIETEGS
- a CDS encoding dihydrolipoamide acetyltransferase family protein; the encoded protein is MVTEEIRMIAEQYDIDLSKIQGSGPNGEVTLEDLEKYIKEHFFPKVKEERRVFGIRKVIAERLSKSYREAVHVTLNMETEMDNLIEMRKKLTEKLNTKPSYTVLMLKCIAKALRDFIEINATMEEGRIVIYENININVAVDSPIGLITPVIRDVDKKSLEELLQDYADIVERAKKGALKEKDFVGGTFTITNLGMLGVDSFTPIINPPQIGILGLNRIVQRPIVKNGEIKIANTMMLSLTFDHRAIDGAPAARFLGRVKYYMENPEKVFESE